Part of the Nitrospinota bacterium genome is shown below.
GGAAGCTTCATTGATAGGGAGGATTCAACAAGGGGGAATAGGGGCTGTCGTGGAGCCTCCCACTCCACTTCTCATTACCATACCCTCAAGAACATGAGCCCGCCCATCGGAAGGCGTCTGTTCGCTTGCCTTCCTTTAAAATGGCGGAGCGGTGTTGTTTGAAAAACCAATGGGGTAGCAACGGAAGGAATGTTCCCGTTGACTCAAGCAAGGTAAGCAAGAGTCGAGGATCGTTTCCGAACGATGAAGCATTTGTATTTAGCGTTGAGGAATATTTAGAAGAAGTGGACGATGCCGATCCGACTATGATGGAGGCAGGCTTTGAATCAGTTTGTGATTCTATTTCCTGGAAGGATGATAGAAAATTAGCCTATGGACTTGTGAAAAATAAAAAACCATTTTTCACAGGGCCCACAGGCTCTGCTACTAGATTGTTTTTTAGTTTTTTATAAATGCCGTTTACACACTTATTCGGATAGACCCACACCAGGTTAGCGTGTTTGGTATTTGATTGGGTCAAAACCGTGTACTTGCTATTACGCTCTATATGAGTAGTGACCACACCATCGAGAGAATAGTCGCAATCATTGTCTGATTATGCCTGGCCTTGAGAAGGGCTTCCATTTGGTAGCGTTGTCCTTGGGTAAGCTGTGTGTAACCACTCATGCGTACTCCTCTTACTTTTGTCGGTGAGAAAAACTGCAAGGTTACCGCAGTTTACCCTGCTAACGACAGTCAGAGTTGCACTTACTAATTGAATTTAGGTCCTTTCTTAATTCACCTTAATTTTAATTATCTCAGAACTCTCCATCAGTTCATTGTCTTTTATGCGAATTTCAAACTCATGCTCCCCCTCTGGAAACTTAATCCCATTAGCATCAATACGAGTTTCCTTTATATAAGGGCGTATCCGGTCCGTGATATCGATCCCGAACATTTTCAAATAAATGATTCGGAGCGATTCCATATTCACAGGTTCGCCAGTAGGATTTTTTTCAAAACTGATAAGAATATCGATTAGGTCATTATAGAGATGGTCTGGGTCAGGCTTCTCAACTTTTATGATCGGCCCTGCTATGCTCTGATTTTTCACCTGAAAGGGTTGGTTATCTGATTCAGGAAAATCTTTGTTTTTTGTTTGGGAAGGTTTCATGGCAGGCAGTGCGGCTTCCTCTTCCGTAATCCACGAAACAACTTTCTTCTCTTCTGCCCCGCTTTGACCTGTAATGCTCAAAAATAGAATGATGACCATTAAAATTACAGATTGTTTTGGTTTCATGATTCAGAACTCTTTTCTTTTCCCGCACAATAATCACGAACCAACTCCTCTATGGCTCTGTGGTGTTGCGCGGGTACGTTTTTATTGCGCTTCAACGCCGCCTTGATAGCCTCTGCCTCTGTTTCAAATTCTTCCGCTGTGTTAATCAGATTTTTCCAGTACTCGGTGAACATCTGCGTAACGGTTTCATGATGCGAAGGGATCTCCGCAATTTCCTTTACCGCATTGTCTATTCCATGTCTGACCAGCATATCAAAACAAATGCCCTTGAATCGCGCTGTTACGGTATTGCGATGCATCTTCAATCTGGCCGCCGTCTGGTTGATTTCAAAATTACTTTCTTTTAGAGCATTCAGAAGCAGTTCATCTCCGTCTCCTCTACTGACTTTCAATGAAGGTCTTTTGACTTCTTCTTTAGATCTAGAGGGGTCCATGCCTAGGTCCTTCTCCTGAATCAATTCTCCAGTGGCGAAAGTGATGCCCCGCTGAATGATATTTTCCAGTTCGCGAATATTTCCGGGCCAGTCATGATTTAATATCACTTGCATGGCCTTGTCTGAAATTCCAAGGATCTCTTTCCCATATTCGGTGCGATATTTTTTGATAAGGTGGTCCACAAGAATTTCAATGTCTTCCCTCCTGTCTTTCAATCTCGGCAGTTTTAGGGTAACCGTGTTTAATCGGTAAAACAGATCCTCCCTGAACTCCCCCTTCTCCATTTCCTTTTGGAGATCTTTGTTGGTCGCAGCCACAATCCTGATATTGACCTTGAAGGCTTTACCTCCCACAGGTTGAATTTCCTTCTCCTGCAATACCCTGAGGAGCTTGACCTGCAGGTCCTGCCTGACCTCACCGATTTCGTCCAGGAATATCGTTCCCTCGCTGGCCTGGGCAAACTTCCCCTTCTTGTCCGTTGCGGCTCCAGTAAAAGCTCCCTTCATGTGACCAAAAAGTTCACTTTCGTACAATCCTTCGGGAATTGCCCCCATGTTGACGGGAACAAATTCTCCTTTTCTATGGCTCAGTAAATGAAGAGCCTTTGCGAACAGTTCCTTACCCGTACCGGAGTCCCCAAGAATCAGCACAGGCGATGGAACCGGTGCCACCTGTTTGAGATTTTTAAATACATCCAGAACCGATTGGCTTCTCGTGTTAATTCCAAACTCTCCGCATTCCTGTTTCAGCAGTTCCAGTATTTCTTCGCCGGGCGGATCAAAGGAAATGTGAACGCGCAGGTCCAGCACCTTGTCTTCCAGCTGTGTCCTTTGGGCTAGCAGTTTCTCTTTGTCCTGAACCAACAACTCTAGGCTTCTCTGCAGATCATCGATTTTCAGCGTCTGGGCTTCCCCACGCTCCTGCCCTATCTGCATACCCTCTTGAAGACCTTTCAACTGGTCCTGTATTTTTATTAACTCCCCTTCTTTAACCGCAAGGTCAGTAGAGATAGACACGAGATGAGCTTCCACCTGGCTCTTTTCCTGTTGAAGATTATCTGATAACTCCTTTTCCGAACCCGCCTGGTATATGGACACAAGGAGGCCCGTTAAAATTATGGAACAAAGAGGGAAAACAATCGGCAAAACAAGTCCGGAATCGAACAATACGGCGCAGACAATTAGGTAACCGGCCGACAGAACTGAAATGAAAACGGCCTGAAGTAAATATTTTCTGAGCAGAAGGAACCTTGCCGTAGTGATGCTCAGCAACAGAACCAGTAAGAGGTTAAAACTCCTACCCGTCTCTCTAAGAAAATTCTGCGTAACGATGGTATTGATGATATTGGCGTGAATCCCTGAACCAGGATAATCCTTTTCAACCGGAGTGGGTTTAATGTCCTGACCAGATAAGGTATTCGAGACGAGAATCAATTTCCCTTCCACCTCTTCCATATTACCGGTTGTTTTTGCGTCACTAGCCAAAACAGAAGCAAAGGAGGCGTGCTTGAAAGTTTTGCTCCATTTTCCTGCGTAGTTGATGAGCATCTGGCCATTTGAATCAACAGGGATATGAATATTAACTTGGCCTTGGTTGCCGGGAAGGCTTACCTGCTTTAAAAGAATTTCCGAGTCATCGATCTCAACCTGTTGAGGAGAAACATCCAGCCAGGTCAAGGTAGCCTGCAGGGCCAAAGAAGGCATGAGAGACCCTTCATGACGAACAAACAACGGCACCCGTCTTACCACACCATCCCTGTCGCGGTTGGCTGCGATATGACCCAGCCCTCTGGAAAACTGCACCAACTCCGGCAGGGGAAGGATCACGCTTTCAATGGAAAGATAATCTTTTGACTTGAGGGTTTCTTTAAACTGACTGTCAGGAAAATATTCTGGCAATGCAACTTTTGAGGTTTTCTTATCTGAACCAGGCAGGCTGACCGCAAAGGGATAGATCATTTTCCCTGAGTTTTTCGTTGCCTGTGCAAGAGCCAGGTCTTCAGTCTCATCAACGGGCTGGGAAAAAAGAATGTCGTAAACAATTGCTCCGGGATTCTCATCACCCAGAAGGTTGATCATTTGGGTATGTAGGGAACGCGGCCAGGGCCAGCGGCCTAATTGTTGTGCGCTTGGATCGTCCGCATCGATCATGATGATATTGGGATTTGTTTCGATGGACCCACGCACCTGGAATCTTGCGTCCAGTGTCTTAAGTTCCCAGGCCTGGAACAGCTCCGCAAACCCCGAACTCAGCAGGAGGGTCAATAAGGCTCCCGACAATCCCGGCAACAATGATTTTTTCATGGCGTCAGCTTCCATTCCCCGCGCTCCTCCGTAATGAAACAGGATTTTTCTTTCATGTTGGTTAAATCCCCCCCGCCTTCACTCTTCAAACTTCTCCTGGTACTCCGCCTAGATCAGCACGATGTTGTTCCGCAGAATACGATAAAGACGCTATGGTGAATTCTTTCGATTTTCAGAAACCCTACTTGCCGAAAGAATCCTCTTTTGTATTTGGCCGGGCAAGACCCGACGCGGGAACGGGACACCATGTACCCCCGAAAAACGCTCTCCCGCCATCCTTGAACCGCGGAATTCCGGCAAACAATCCATCTTTTCGGGGATTCTGGGCGCAACGAAACCCGTTATTGTTGTTGCGATTGCCGGGTTTGTTGTTGTTGCGGTTGGCCGGACGCGTATTGTTCGGATTATTGTTCCACGACCCGCCGCGCAAAACCAAGGCCGTTTATGTCCCGCACCTTTGAAACGAAATATCCTTAAAAAGTTTTTCCCGGAACCGCCAGGTATCGGCATGTCCGACATGCCCTATCCAGCTTTGCACCGAGCCGTTGATCTCCGCGAACCCGATCTTTCCCTTATAATAATCCTTCTGCATTCTTTTCACCCTTCTACGGTAACGGACCGTGTTCTCGTACCGCAACCTCCGATGATCCGGAAATACCTTGAAACCGAGGTAGTCCACGCCTCGAACGAGCGGATAGACCATGCTTTTTTCCGGTTTTAACCACAACCTTTCCCGAACAAGAAATTCCTTGACGCACTCTAAAACCCTCCACAGTTCCTCCTTTCTGTCTCCAAATACCGCCAAATCATCCATATACCGGATATAGCCGAAAACGGGAAATTTCTCCTTGATAAAATGATCGAGATCGTTCAAATAGAGATTTGCGAACAACTGGCTGGTCAGGTTGCCTATGGGGATTCCCCGGCGCCGCTCATAAGGCGTGAACAAATCATCGCCGGGAAAATAAAAGTTTGCCGCGTCCTGCGGATGGGACGAATCGATGAACAAATCGATCAACCATAATGTTTTTGGGCATTTGATTTTCCGCCGGATTTTATCTTTCAATACCTGATGGTCGATGGAGGGAAAATATTTTTTCACATCGCATTTGAGAACGTACTTGAAACGTCTGGAGAAATGCGTGAAGCGATTCACCGCTTGCAGATTTCCTTTTCCGGTACGGCAGGCATAATTATCAAAAATAAAAGACCGGTTGAATAACGGCTCGATGACCGCGCATAAAGCATGTTGCGCCACCCTGTCCCGATAAGGCGCGGCGCTGATTTTTCTCGGCTTGGGTTCGTAAATTGAAAATTCGCGGTAGGGTCCGGGGCGGTAGGTTTGGTTTGTTAATGCCCGTTCGAGCCGGATAATCTCCCTTTCCAGATTAAACTCAAAATCCGCTGTGGAATGTTTAAACCGCTTGCCTTTTCTGGCCTTGCGGCTGGCGGCCAATAAGGCCGGAAAGGTGGCTATGGATTCAAACAAACCGCCATACCGCTTCATGAGGACATCTCCTTGACCTTTTTCAACCAGCCGCCGACAAACATTCCTATCATGTTTATCTCCCTGGAAAGGTATTCGTATTTTTTTACGCTGATAAAACGCAAATCCTTGCTCAGCCGGGCCAGATACCGCAATTTCTCCAATAAAATATTCGTGGCATGGAGGAGGACGGTCTTTTCCCGTGAGTAGCGGGCCTCGATCAGGTTCCCGCAAATATCCAGCAAACTGTTTTCCAGCCGACTGCCAAGAGTATAACGATGCTCGCGCGGAAACCTGCCGATTTGCGGGAACAACCACACCATCAAATCATAGGTTTTCGTTAATGCATCCTCTTTATCGCTCATTTCTTTTCCATCCGGTATGTTTCAAAATCTCCAAAAAAATTCGACCGCCTGCGGCGGTGGCCTGAAAATCTAAAACCGCAAAGGGTAAAAGAGTAAGAGAACAAAGAGTAATTCTTACTGGGCGCAACGAAACCCGACATAGTCGAAGCGACGGCCGGGGTGGAAGTAGTAGTCGCGGAAGGCCGAACGCGTACTGTTCGGACCAGCGTTCCACGACCCGCCGCGCAAAACCTTGATCTCATCGCTATCCCTGTAATCGCTCGCCGTCCACTCCCACACGTTCCCCGCCATATCGTGCAACCCATACCCGTTCGGCGGGTAACTGCCCACCGGCGATGTGTTCTTGTATCCGTCATCGATCTCACTTGCCTTCCAGTCATACTCGCAATTCATATCGCAGATATTCGCCTTCCCCGACTGCAACTCGTTCCCCCAAGGATAAATCGTGCCGCTTCCCCCTTTGGCCGCCTTTTCCCATTCCCATTCCGTCGGCAGGCGTTTGCCCACCTTCCGGCAATATTCATCCGCCTCATGCCAGGTCACATTCTCCACCGGCAGGTTCGGCCCCTTGAACCCGCTCGGATTATTTCCCATCACCTTCTCAAACTCCGCCTGCGTCCCCTCATACTTGTCCATGGAAAATGATTCCACCGTCCTCATGGCCGGAGTTTCGTCCGTGAACCATTCGCGTTTGCATTTACCATAATATTTCCGGCACTCCGCCAACGCCAGGTCCGGGTCCAGCCCCGCCACGTATTCCCCGCCCGGTATCTTCACCATACCGGCGGGGCCGGGGGACGGTAGATTTACGATCACCTGTGTGCCCGCTCCGTCTTTAGACTGAACTGCGAGGACGATATCCACCGTGGTGCCACCTTTGCCATTAAGACCAAGAATAACGATCGGGTTATTAGACCCGTCATGAAGGTACATACCGTTGATGTCTATCTGGGTCTTACCAGGATCAACACTGGTAAATGAAATGACTGGCTTGTTTTTTCCCTTTTTCTTGTCATCATCGTCGTCATCATCCGCAAGAACAGGAGCCACGAAGGTTAAAAGAAATACCAACGTCAATAGTAACAAGCGAAGTCCTGATGTCTTCTTCTGGCCCACTGGGACAGGAATGAATCTGGTGCGGTATGGCAAGTTCCTCATAGTCCTGGTTCCTTTCTGCTGGTGAGTGAAAATTTCAATAAGAATCCACTCGCTTCTTTAGCAACCACTTGTGCTATCCCGCCGCAGCGTTGACCAAAAGCCTGCAAAACAGATACTTTGGGTTCCTGTGTGGTAAGACTTGTATCGTTGTATACCTTTAACCGGCTGCAATAGATATGGCCCATTTGGGTGATTTAATTAAGTTACTGAAAACAATAATCTAATTTATTCCTATTGATCCATCTTATGGAAAGCAAATGACCAAACTCCGATAACGGTGAGGTGTTGGACGAACTGGAAGTGATTGCGGTGACTAAGGGGAGGGGAGAAGTACCAGAAGGAATAAACAAGCAAAATAGTTTAATCACAAAAATCTGTGGGGGTATAACGTACAGACTGGCTGTGAAATCCCCCCCTTACCCCCTTCCAAAAAACTCATAGACAAGCTTTGAAAGGGTCTAAGAACGACTCAAATGCTAGCCATAGTGCTAGCCAAAAGTTAAAATGGACTACCAAGCAAAGAGCAACCAATTGATTTTATGGAGCCAGCGGGCGGAATTGAACCGCCGACCTACTGATTACGAATCAGTTGCTCTACCCCTGAGCTACGCTGGCTTTTTGGGTGGGATGGAAGGCCTGACATTTAACCGCTTTTATTGCAAAAAATCAACTGGATATATAGGGCAGGGAATTTGCGGGTTTCCTCTTGAATGATCAAGGGTCGTTGTTCTTCCTGGTTTTGGTGGTTATGGTTTAATTTTCCTCCAAAACCGACCAGGCCATGGTGCGGTTGCTACCTGCGGCATAACCATCGTCGCTGACGAGAATCAGCCCAATCGCATCGTTCACCGGATGGAACCAGTGCAGAACTTCCTCCAAAACCATTTCTGGCCGATCGCCACGTTCCAGCATCTGGTAGGCACGAATGGCGGTGAGGTGCATGGTGATTATCTCGCCGTCGCCGGTGGCTGCGACCGCTCCCGCCGGCCCGGCATACAGGCCGCACCCGATCAAGGGCACATCGCCCACCCTGCCCGGAGCCGCTCCGCGAATGCCTCCGGTACTGAGCCCCGCCGCAAAGCTTTTACCATCGTAAGCGACACAACCCACTGTATCGGTTACCTCCTCGCCGGTAGAAAAATCCACTCCCCGGGCCGTGATCTGGTCCGCTGACAGGGTTTCGAACCCCGCTTTTTTCGCAAATTGCGCCGCTCCCCGGTCGACAAGAACCTTGTATTGCGTACGGGTCACCGCATGCGCCACATGAATGGGATTTCTGAACCCTTCCAGTGCCGCGACCGCGCCAAATTGACCCTGGCCGTCCATCACCGCCGCATCCATCTGCACGGACCCGTCGGAACGCGGATGCGACCCCACTCCGGCGTTGAACCTGAAATCGTCCTCCAATACGGCCACTGCCCGGCAAACGGAGTCCATCAGGGTCGCGCCTGATTTTAAAACCTTGAGACCCACTTTCGCGGCTTGCAGGGTGCCATCCTGATATTCTTCTTTTGAACCTGCGCCGCCGTGGGTCAGAAAAATGTATTTATTTTCTGTCATCGGTATCTTTATATAAATGAATCCTTATTGAACCTTTAGCCGCAAATAGGGTATCCTAATTTCTCTTTAAAAGGAATATCATCATTATGGTCAAATTTTGTCTCCAATGTAAAGATGCGTTCTGGGGAGGCCTGCATTGCCCCAATTGCGAGGGTGAGGTTCTGCTTCTCGACGCCGCCGAGCCGGAAAACCAGAAATACTTGAGCGAACTCAATATCGACGTCCGGCCCAAGTATTACGCCCGAAGCTCGATGCTTCTCACCTGTTTCGGGTTCATCATGGCCCTGCCGCTCGGCGCTTTTGTCTTTCTCAGGGGTATGTCCAGCTCCGGGAATGTCGGGCTCTGGGCAACCATCGGCGTTGTGACTGTGGTGGTCATCTCGTGGGGGTCGTGGGTTTTGTCGCGCAAACTGTTCGACAAACAAATGGATAAGGTTGAAGACGTCAAAGAACTGCAACTGGACTAACCCTCCCCCCTCACCGCTTTACCGCCAATATCTTTTCTGTAATGCACCCCGTCCCATGAGATCTTATCCACAGCCCGATACGCATTGGCAATAGCGGATTTTGTATCCGCCCCCAAAGCCGTGACTCCCAGAACGCGCCCGCCGTTGGTAACAACCTTTCCATTTTTCAGTTGGGTTCCGGCGTGAAACACCATCACATCTGAACATTCCGCCGCCTTATCCAACCCCTCTATCACTTGGCCTTTTTCGTAAGGTCCGGGATAGCCCCCGGCCGCCATCACCACACACACCGCCGCTTGCGGTTTCCATTCCACCTGTTGTCGGTCCAGGGTGCCGTCGATGCAGGCTTCAAAAAGCGGAACGCTGTCGCTCTGCATGCGCATGAGCAGGGGCTGGGTTTCCGGGTCGCCAAATCGGGCGTTAAACTCCAAAACCTTGGGTCCGTCGGCGGTGAGCATCAAGCCTGCATAGAGGATGCCCTGATAGGTTCGGCCTTCCTTTTCCATCGCCTGCACGGTGGGAATCATGATGGTTTCCATGACCTCTCGAAGGAGAGCTTCCGTAAATACCGGCGCTGGTGAGTAGGCGCCCATGCCGCCGGTGTTCGGGCCTGTGTCGCCATCGTAAGCGGCTTTGTGGTCCTGAGCTGAATCGAGAGGCAACACGGTTTTGCCGTCGGTGAACGCCAGGAGCGAAACTTCCTGCCCTTCCATAAACTCTTCATTCACAATGGTGGCTCCCGCATCGCCGAAGTTTTTATCGACCATGATGGATGTGATGGCGGCCACCGCCTCGGCGGAGGTTTTACAGATGATGACGCCTTTGCCAGCCGCCAGCCCATCGGCTTTAATGACGCACGGTCCGGTATTTTTTCTGGCATAGTCCAGGGCTTCTTCCGCCGAAGTGGAAGCGTGATATCCAGCGGTCGGGATGCCGTATTTTTTCATCAGATCTTTTGAAAACACCTTACTGCCTTCGATTTCCGCCGCCTTTGCGGTCGGGCCAAAAACTTTGAGCCCTTTCTCCCGAAAACGATCGACGATGCCCAGTACCAGCGGCTGTTCCGGCCCCACCACCGTGAGACCAATATCATTTTCCAGGGCAAATTCCAGCAGACGATCAATATCATCGGCGGCGATGTCCACATTTTCCGCCACTTGTGCCGTCCCGGCATTGCCCGGTGCGCAATAGAC
Proteins encoded:
- a CDS encoding sigma 54-interacting transcriptional regulator; amino-acid sequence: MEADAMKKSLLPGLSGALLTLLLSSGFAELFQAWELKTLDARFQVRGSIETNPNIIMIDADDPSAQQLGRWPWPRSLHTQMINLLGDENPGAIVYDILFSQPVDETEDLALAQATKNSGKMIYPFAVSLPGSDKKTSKVALPEYFPDSQFKETLKSKDYLSIESVILPLPELVQFSRGLGHIAANRDRDGVVRRVPLFVRHEGSLMPSLALQATLTWLDVSPQQVEIDDSEILLKQVSLPGNQGQVNIHIPVDSNGQMLINYAGKWSKTFKHASFASVLASDAKTTGNMEEVEGKLILVSNTLSGQDIKPTPVEKDYPGSGIHANIINTIVTQNFLRETGRSFNLLLVLLLSITTARFLLLRKYLLQAVFISVLSAGYLIVCAVLFDSGLVLPIVFPLCSIILTGLLVSIYQAGSEKELSDNLQQEKSQVEAHLVSISTDLAVKEGELIKIQDQLKGLQEGMQIGQERGEAQTLKIDDLQRSLELLVQDKEKLLAQRTQLEDKVLDLRVHISFDPPGEEILELLKQECGEFGINTRSQSVLDVFKNLKQVAPVPSPVLILGDSGTGKELFAKALHLLSHRKGEFVPVNMGAIPEGLYESELFGHMKGAFTGAATDKKGKFAQASEGTIFLDEIGEVRQDLQVKLLRVLQEKEIQPVGGKAFKVNIRIVAATNKDLQKEMEKGEFREDLFYRLNTVTLKLPRLKDRREDIEILVDHLIKKYRTEYGKEILGISDKAMQVILNHDWPGNIRELENIIQRGITFATGELIQEKDLGMDPSRSKEEVKRPSLKVSRGDGDELLLNALKESNFEINQTAARLKMHRNTVTARFKGICFDMLVRHGIDNAVKEIAEIPSHHETVTQMFTEYWKNLINTAEEFETEAEAIKAALKRNKNVPAQHHRAIEELVRDYCAGKEKSSES
- a CDS encoding SUMF1/EgtB/PvdO family nonheme iron enzyme is translated as MVLRGGSWNNNPNNTRPANRNNNKPGNRNNNNGFRCAQNPRKDGLFAGIPRFKDGGRAFFGGTWCPVPASGLARPNTKEDSFGK
- a CDS encoding RNA-directed DNA polymerase, whose translation is MKRYGGLFESIATFPALLAASRKARKGKRFKHSTADFEFNLEREIIRLERALTNQTYRPGPYREFSIYEPKPRKISAAPYRDRVAQHALCAVIEPLFNRSFIFDNYACRTGKGNLQAVNRFTHFSRRFKYVLKCDVKKYFPSIDHQVLKDKIRRKIKCPKTLWLIDLFIDSSHPQDAANFYFPGDDLFTPYERRRGIPIGNLTSQLFANLYLNDLDHFIKEKFPVFGYIRYMDDLAVFGDRKEELWRVLECVKEFLVRERLWLKPEKSMVYPLVRGVDYLGFKVFPDHRRLRYENTVRYRRRVKRMQKDYYKGKIGFAEINGSVQSWIGHVGHADTWRFREKLFKDISFQRCGT
- the avd gene encoding diversity-generating retroelement protein Avd; translation: MSDKEDALTKTYDLMVWLFPQIGRFPREHRYTLGSRLENSLLDICGNLIEARYSREKTVLLHATNILLEKLRYLARLSKDLRFISVKKYEYLSREINMIGMFVGGWLKKVKEMSS
- a CDS encoding SUMF1/EgtB/PvdO family nonheme iron enzyme → MRNLPYRTRFIPVPVGQKKTSGLRLLLLTLVFLLTFVAPVLADDDDDDDKKKGKNKPVISFTSVDPGKTQIDINGMYLHDGSNNPIVILGLNGKGGTTVDIVLAVQSKDGAGTQVIVNLPSPGPAGMVKIPGGEYVAGLDPDLALAECRKYYGKCKREWFTDETPAMRTVESFSMDKYEGTQAEFEKVMGNNPSGFKGPNLPVENVTWHEADEYCRKVGKRLPTEWEWEKAAKGGSGTIYPWGNELQSGKANICDMNCEYDWKASEIDDGYKNTSPVGSYPPNGYGLHDMAGNVWEWTASDYRDSDEIKVLRGGSWNAGPNSTRSAFRDYYFHPGRRFDYVGFRCAQ
- a CDS encoding isoaspartyl peptidase/L-asparaginase, which codes for MTENKYIFLTHGGAGSKEEYQDGTLQAAKVGLKVLKSGATLMDSVCRAVAVLEDDFRFNAGVGSHPRSDGSVQMDAAVMDGQGQFGAVAALEGFRNPIHVAHAVTRTQYKVLVDRGAAQFAKKAGFETLSADQITARGVDFSTGEEVTDTVGCVAYDGKSFAAGLSTGGIRGAAPGRVGDVPLIGCGLYAGPAGAVAATGDGEIITMHLTAIRAYQMLERGDRPEMVLEEVLHWFHPVNDAIGLILVSDDGYAAGSNRTMAWSVLEEN
- the purD gene encoding phosphoribosylamine--glycine ligase, giving the protein MQVLIIGGGGREHALAWKIGQSPKVDRVYCAPGNAGTAQVAENVDIAADDIDRLLEFALENDIGLTVVGPEQPLVLGIVDRFREKGLKVFGPTAKAAEIEGSKVFSKDLMKKYGIPTAGYHASTSAEEALDYARKNTGPCVIKADGLAAGKGVIICKTSAEAVAAITSIMVDKNFGDAGATIVNEEFMEGQEVSLLAFTDGKTVLPLDSAQDHKAAYDGDTGPNTGGMGAYSPAPVFTEALLREVMETIMIPTVQAMEKEGRTYQGILYAGLMLTADGPKVLEFNARFGDPETQPLLMRMQSDSVPLFEACIDGTLDRQQVEWKPQAAVCVVMAAGGYPGPYEKGQVIEGLDKAAECSDVMVFHAGTQLKNGKVVTNGGRVLGVTALGADTKSAIANAYRAVDKISWDGVHYRKDIGGKAVRGEG